The Geobacter sp. AOG2 genome includes a window with the following:
- a CDS encoding nicotinate phosphoribosyltransferase → MSYSPLLTDLYELTMLAGYLEEGLADKRAVFDLFFRTNPFEGGYAVFAGLEPALDYLEGLRFSDEELGYLEGLGLFRPRFIDFLRDFRFHGRVTAPPEGTVVFANEPLLTVEGTLAEAQLVETALLAIIGFQTLVATKAARICHVAGGAEVIEFGLRRAQGPDGGLSASRAACVGGASSTSNVLAGMIYDLPVRGTHAHSWIQAFPDELAAFRAYAKVFPQATILLVDTYDTLGSGVPNAITVARELRELGHELQGIRIDSGDLAYLSREARRMLDEAGFGKVRIVASNELDEYVIESVRSEGGRVDVYGVGTKLATCSGPGGAALGGVYKLVEVEGSPKLKVTSDMAKATLPGKKRVLRATGPDGTFIQDVVCLEEDDVQPGDTVYDPTNPLQHKILPEGARLSDLRWLVMEGGKRTVGNEPIGAMAIRSRCELALLPQGCQRFINPHRYKVSVSPRLNELRCRLIGEATRKRI, encoded by the coding sequence ATGAGCTATTCACCTCTTTTGACCGATCTGTATGAATTGACCATGCTCGCCGGCTACCTGGAAGAGGGGCTGGCGGACAAGAGGGCCGTATTCGACCTGTTTTTCCGCACCAACCCCTTTGAGGGGGGCTATGCCGTCTTTGCCGGGCTGGAGCCTGCCCTGGACTATCTGGAAGGCCTGCGTTTTTCAGACGAGGAACTTGGCTATCTGGAGGGACTTGGCTTGTTTCGCCCCCGTTTCATCGATTTTTTGCGTGACTTTCGTTTTCACGGCCGGGTGACCGCGCCGCCGGAAGGAACGGTGGTCTTCGCCAACGAGCCGCTTTTGACGGTGGAAGGGACGCTGGCAGAGGCGCAACTTGTAGAGACGGCGCTTCTTGCCATTATCGGCTTCCAGACCCTGGTGGCGACCAAGGCGGCGCGCATCTGCCATGTTGCAGGCGGGGCCGAGGTGATCGAGTTCGGCCTGCGGCGTGCCCAGGGGCCCGACGGCGGGCTTTCCGCGTCGCGGGCGGCCTGTGTGGGCGGCGCCAGCAGTACGAGTAATGTCCTCGCCGGCATGATCTACGACCTGCCGGTGCGGGGCACCCACGCCCATAGCTGGATCCAGGCCTTTCCCGACGAACTGGCCGCTTTTCGCGCCTACGCCAAGGTCTTTCCCCAGGCCACGATTCTGCTGGTGGATACCTACGATACCCTGGGGAGCGGGGTGCCCAACGCCATTACGGTCGCGCGGGAGCTGAGGGAACTGGGGCACGAGCTACAGGGCATCCGTATCGATTCCGGGGATCTGGCCTACCTGTCCCGTGAGGCCCGGCGGATGCTGGACGAGGCCGGTTTCGGCAAGGTTCGCATCGTGGCGTCCAACGAGCTGGATGAGTATGTGATCGAGTCGGTACGCAGCGAGGGGGGACGGGTGGACGTCTACGGCGTCGGGACCAAATTGGCCACCTGCTCCGGTCCGGGAGGCGCGGCTTTGGGAGGCGTCTACAAGCTGGTCGAGGTGGAGGGCAGCCCCAAGCTGAAGGTGACGAGCGACATGGCCAAGGCCACCCTGCCGGGCAAAAAGCGCGTCCTGCGTGCGACCGGACCGGACGGTACGTTCATCCAGGACGTGGTCTGTCTGGAAGAGGACGATGTGCAACCGGGCGACACGGTTTACGACCCGACCAACCCGCTACAGCACAAGATTCTTCCCGAGGGCGCCCGGCTGTCCGACCTGCGGTGGCTGGTTATGGAGGGAGGGAAGCGGACGGTTGGCAATGAACCTATCGGCGCCATGGCCATCCGCAGCCGTTGCGAGCTGGCCCTGCTCCCCCAGGGGTGTCAGCGCTTCATCAATCCGCATCGTTACAAGGTTTCGGTCTCGCCGCGCCTGAATGAACTGCGCTGCCGGCTGATCGGCGAAGCAACCAGAAAGAGGATATAG
- the pncA gene encoding bifunctional nicotinamidase/pyrazinamidase, which yields MERDSALLIVDVQNDFCPGGALAVPEGDRVVEPLSRAAERFVGAGLPMFASRDWHPAVTGHFKDYGGMWPPHCVQGSRGAEFHPALGLPPGTVIISKGTAPDSDSYSAFEGSREDGATLGACLAALGVGHLYVGGLATDYCVRSSVLDALKSGLKVTVLTDGVAGVDLKPGDSDRALEEMVRAGAQLATVDAI from the coding sequence ATGGAACGGGACAGTGCGCTTTTGATCGTGGATGTGCAGAACGACTTCTGTCCCGGCGGGGCGCTTGCCGTGCCGGAGGGCGACCGGGTGGTGGAGCCGCTCAGCCGGGCGGCGGAACGGTTTGTGGGGGCCGGCCTACCGATGTTTGCCAGCCGCGACTGGCATCCGGCCGTGACCGGGCACTTCAAGGATTACGGCGGGATGTGGCCGCCCCACTGCGTGCAGGGAAGCCGGGGGGCCGAGTTCCACCCCGCTCTGGGCCTGCCGCCGGGTACGGTGATTATCTCGAAGGGGACCGCACCTGACAGCGACAGTTACTCGGCCTTCGAGGGGAGCCGCGAAGACGGGGCGACTCTCGGGGCGTGCCTTGCCGCGTTGGGAGTGGGGCATCTCTACGTCGGCGGTTTGGCCACCGACTATTGCGTGCGCTCGTCGGTGCTGGATGCCTTGAAGTCTGGCCTCAAGGTGACGGTGCTGACGGATGGGGTTGCGGGCGTGGACCTGAAACCGGGGGACTCGGACCGGGCTCTGGAGGAGATGGTCCGGGCCGGGGCGCAGCTTGCCACGGTCGATGCGATATAG
- a CDS encoding aldo/keto reductase family oxidoreductase: MNKAKLGGQFTFPGTSLTVQRIGYGAMKLAGPGVWGPPKDHDAALAVLREAVASGVNHIDTSDFYGPHVTNQLIREALHPYPDDLVIVTKLGARRGTDGSWSTAFSREELTQAVHDNLRNLGLDVLEIVNLRAMFNVHGPAEGSIEAPLTVLAELQQKGLIRHIGLSNVTPSQIEEGRRMVPIVCVQNLYNIVNRNDDGLIDSLAAQGIAYVPFFPLGGFTPLQSSTLSDIAGELRATPMQVALAWLLHRSSNILLIPGTSSVAHLRENLAAGKLTLSPKP, translated from the coding sequence ATGAATAAAGCCAAACTCGGCGGTCAGTTTACGTTCCCTGGCACGTCATTGACGGTCCAACGAATAGGCTACGGCGCGATGAAGTTGGCCGGACCCGGCGTGTGGGGGCCGCCCAAGGATCATGATGCGGCATTGGCTGTGCTACGCGAAGCGGTTGCGAGCGGAGTAAATCATATCGACACGAGCGACTTCTATGGCCCGCACGTCACCAACCAGTTGATCCGCGAGGCGCTGCATCCCTATCCCGATGACCTCGTCATCGTGACGAAGCTCGGTGCCCGGCGCGGCACGGATGGATCATGGTCTACGGCTTTCTCACGCGAAGAACTGACACAGGCGGTTCACGATAACCTGCGCAACCTGGGGCTCGATGTGCTGGAGATCGTCAACCTTCGCGCCATGTTCAACGTGCATGGGCCTGCCGAAGGATCAATCGAAGCACCGCTGACGGTTCTGGCCGAGCTCCAGCAAAAGGGCTTAATACGCCACATCGGTCTCAGCAATGTCACACCCTCGCAGATTGAGGAAGGACGCCGGATGGTGCCGATTGTGTGTGTGCAGAACCTTTACAATATCGTCAACCGAAATGATGATGGCCTGATCGATTCTCTCGCTGCACAGGGTATCGCTTACGTGCCATTTTTCCCGCTAGGTGGGTTCACACCACTACAATCATCCACTCTGTCGGACATTGCAGGCGAACTTCGGGCTACGCCGATGCAAGTCGCGCTGGCGTGGCTGCTGCACCGGTCGTCCAACATTTTGTTGATCCCGGGCACGTCGTCGGTCGCTCATCTCCGCGAGAACCTGGCGGCTGGTAAGTTGACGCTGTCACCGAAACCTTGA
- a CDS encoding SDR family oxidoreductase has protein sequence MRIFVTGATGFLGSAIIEELISAGHKVLGLARSDAAAQSLVIAGADVQRGSLEDLDSLRSGAAASDGVIHTAFIHDFSKFQENCEIDRRAIEALGDALADSNRPLVITSGTGMGNTLPDQPATEENFNPDHPNPRKASELAGVSVAGRGVNVSVMRLPQVHDPFRQGLISYLIAVAREKGVSAYVGDGLNRWPAVHRLDAARLYRLALEKGLSGARYHAVAEEGLPVREIADAIGRGLKLPVASMSPDEAGKHFGWLAMFVGTDMPASSALTKERLGWRPTQAGLIFDLDRASYR, from the coding sequence ATGCGTATCTTCGTAACAGGTGCTACAGGGTTTCTTGGTTCCGCCATCATTGAGGAACTGATTTCCGCAGGACACAAGGTTCTCGGCCTCGCTCGTTCGGATGCGGCGGCTCAATCACTTGTGATTGCCGGAGCCGATGTGCAGCGCGGCTCGCTTGAAGACCTCGATAGCCTGCGCAGTGGGGCCGCTGCCTCGGATGGCGTCATTCATACGGCTTTCATTCACGACTTCTCAAAATTCCAGGAAAACTGCGAGATTGACAGGCGGGCCATCGAGGCGCTCGGCGACGCGCTCGCAGACTCGAACCGCCCATTGGTCATCACATCCGGCACTGGAATGGGGAACACCCTGCCAGATCAACCTGCGACCGAAGAAAACTTCAATCCCGATCACCCGAATCCCCGTAAAGCTTCGGAGTTAGCGGGGGTCTCAGTCGCGGGCCGTGGTGTCAATGTATCTGTTATGCGCCTTCCGCAGGTACACGATCCATTCAGGCAAGGCCTTATCAGTTATTTGATCGCCGTGGCCCGTGAAAAGGGCGTCTCGGCGTATGTCGGCGATGGGCTCAACCGCTGGCCTGCCGTGCATCGGCTTGATGCTGCCCGCCTTTATAGGTTGGCGCTTGAAAAGGGATTGTCGGGGGCGAGATATCACGCGGTTGCCGAAGAAGGGCTACCGGTTCGGGAAATCGCGGATGCTATCGGCCGGGGTCTGAAGCTTCCGGTGGCGTCTATGTCCCCTGATGAAGCAGGCAAGCACTTTGGCTGGCTCGCCATGTTCGTTGGTACCGATATGCCGGCTTCGAGCGCGCTAACGAAAGAAAGGTTGGGGTGGCGACCGACGCAGGCCGGCCTCATTTTCGATCTCGACCGCGCAAGCTATCGGTGA
- a CDS encoding TetR/AcrR family transcriptional regulator, protein MDKKHVQPVGRKPRADAQQNRTRILEVAKEAFKKSGVNTSLDDIAKQAGVGPGTLYRHFPSREELLTAVYRTEAEKLAAAEQKFAETLSPVEALRAWMLLFVDYIAAKQIIAPALNALVGDPKKIFEASYSQIWEAIRALVRRAIESGDIREDLDPIDLLRALIGVANIATSPDWQQSARRLVDILIMGSRPAK, encoded by the coding sequence ATGGATAAAAAACATGTACAACCTGTCGGACGAAAACCGCGTGCCGACGCACAACAAAACCGCACGCGCATTCTGGAAGTGGCCAAGGAGGCGTTCAAGAAGTCGGGGGTCAATACCAGCCTCGACGACATTGCCAAACAGGCAGGTGTGGGACCGGGAACTCTCTATCGCCATTTTCCTTCGCGAGAGGAACTTTTAACCGCCGTATATCGGACCGAAGCGGAAAAACTCGCCGCTGCGGAGCAAAAATTTGCTGAAACCCTTTCCCCAGTCGAGGCATTGCGTGCCTGGATGTTGTTGTTTGTTGACTACATTGCCGCGAAGCAGATCATCGCGCCTGCTCTTAATGCACTGGTCGGAGATCCCAAGAAAATCTTTGAAGCTTCTTATTCCCAAATATGGGAAGCTATCAGGGCCTTGGTCAGGCGCGCAATCGAGAGTGGGGATATACGGGAAGATTTGGATCCAATCGATTTGCTTCGCGCGCTTATTGGTGTCGCTAATATAGCAACAAGCCCAGATTGGCAACAAAGCGCCAGAAGATTGGTGGATATTCTCATTATGGGATCGCGGCCGGCCAAGTAG